In Brevibacillus brevis NBRC 100599, a single genomic region encodes these proteins:
- a CDS encoding DUF1128 domain-containing protein, whose translation MADLNQPTVENLAIIIEGIKAKLNMANTAVMRPEDFDLVHYEDLLYLYNMVQKKAAFGINEMTAIVEELGAMRKQS comes from the coding sequence ATGGCTGACCTGAATCAACCGACTGTAGAAAACTTGGCCATTATCATTGAGGGCATCAAAGCAAAGCTGAACATGGCGAATACAGCAGTGATGCGCCCGGAGGACTTCGATCTCGTTCATTACGAGGATTTGCTGTACCTGTACAACATGGTGCAGAAAAAAGCAGCGTTTGGCATCAATGAAATGACCGCCATCGTTGAAGAGCTGGGTGCGATGAGAAAGCAATCCTAG
- a CDS encoding DUF4179 domain-containing protein — MREKIHAYKEQVDRIPVPTEKLDAIIAQTVQKAVPKKKRLNKRKLVYSTGAAVVAVGILFSSATVSPAMANLVSKVPLIGSIFTTCGDSGLKQASEKGLTTVIGESQDVGGNAITVNEVYYDGTRFTIGYTLETKEAVGEHYLGSSPDLTVNGEAFGYAGSSKQTQISPTLATGIVEIDTMNGLPQEFKLGLSFQGEDGKKWSFSLPISERTDTKRIPVNHKQQAGGIDLTVSDVTVGPAGLVVSFQAVTEEIGYLSSYLEFKVVDEKGNELGAYSGGSQGKKSDGKEYLMGTRRFDPVTSDVKELTITPYMSLPTNGGGVEMDGKGKETLIQSAIETIQKHGKNIKFNTFTISLQK, encoded by the coding sequence ATGAGAGAAAAAATTCATGCCTATAAAGAGCAAGTAGATCGCATTCCAGTCCCGACAGAGAAGCTGGACGCTATTATCGCCCAAACCGTTCAGAAGGCTGTACCGAAGAAAAAACGCCTGAACAAACGAAAGCTGGTGTATAGCACAGGGGCTGCAGTCGTTGCTGTAGGTATCTTGTTTAGCTCAGCGACTGTCTCACCCGCGATGGCGAACCTAGTCTCCAAGGTGCCTTTGATCGGATCGATATTCACTACTTGCGGTGACAGCGGATTGAAGCAAGCGAGTGAAAAAGGCTTAACGACTGTCATCGGCGAGTCGCAGGACGTGGGTGGCAATGCGATTACCGTCAATGAAGTCTACTATGATGGGACACGCTTTACGATTGGGTACACATTGGAAACAAAGGAGGCAGTCGGAGAGCATTATTTAGGCTCCTCACCAGATTTGACAGTGAACGGAGAAGCGTTTGGATACGCAGGAAGCAGCAAGCAAACACAAATTTCTCCGACGCTTGCGACCGGAATTGTCGAAATCGACACAATGAATGGCTTGCCTCAGGAGTTTAAGCTAGGGTTGAGCTTCCAGGGGGAGGACGGCAAGAAGTGGAGCTTCTCCCTACCAATCAGTGAGCGTACAGATACGAAACGCATTCCGGTTAATCACAAGCAACAAGCTGGGGGCATTGACCTGACGGTTTCGGATGTCACAGTGGGTCCAGCAGGGCTGGTTGTGAGCTTCCAGGCAGTAACCGAAGAAATTGGATATTTATCGAGTTATTTGGAATTCAAGGTGGTCGATGAAAAAGGGAACGAGCTGGGAGCATACTCAGGCGGCAGCCAAGGTAAAAAGTCCGACGGCAAAGAGTATCTCATGGGTACAAGACGTTTCGACCCGGTGACATCGGATGTAAAAGAATTAACGATCACGCCATATATGTCATTGCCTACAAACGGTGGCGGTGTCGAAATGGATGGCAAAGGGAAAGAAACATTGATCCAATCGGCAATCGAGACGATACAAAAGCATGGAAAGAACATCAAGTTCAATACGTTTACAATTTCCTTGCAAAAATAA
- a CDS encoding sigma-70 family RNA polymerase sigma factor: protein MNRQLGLVARAKAGDADAFQMLIHQEKANLYKMAFVYTRNEEDALEIFQETVYKALLSISTLKEEQYFTTWLTRILINSALAYLARKRKVISLSKDMIENVRDTGSVRLEERIDLLEAMEELEEKYVTVLLLRFYKDYSVKQIAETLDCPEGTVKTNIHRGLTLLKKKLKGEYFDERKNSCL, encoded by the coding sequence TTGAATAGACAACTTGGTCTCGTTGCTCGTGCCAAGGCTGGTGATGCTGACGCGTTTCAAATGCTGATTCATCAGGAAAAAGCCAATTTGTACAAGATGGCTTTCGTGTATACGCGCAACGAAGAGGATGCGCTTGAGATTTTTCAGGAAACGGTCTATAAGGCGTTACTCTCCATTTCAACCTTAAAGGAAGAGCAGTATTTTACCACATGGTTGACGCGCATTTTGATCAACTCGGCGCTTGCCTATTTGGCTAGGAAACGCAAGGTAATCTCGCTTAGCAAAGACATGATTGAAAATGTGCGGGATACAGGAAGCGTAAGGCTCGAGGAACGGATCGATCTGCTGGAAGCAATGGAAGAGCTGGAAGAAAAGTATGTAACGGTACTGCTGCTAAGGTTTTACAAGGACTACTCCGTAAAACAAATCGCGGAAACGCTGGATTGTCCGGAAGGCACTGTAAAAACGAATATTCACAGAGGATTGACGCTATTAAAAAAGAAACTAAAAGGGGAGTACTTCGATGAGAGAAAAAATTCATGCCTATAA
- the fabF gene encoding beta-ketoacyl-ACP synthase II encodes MEKVVVTGMGVISPIGNTVNQFWNSLVQGKSGISPIDTFDTARNKTKIAGLVRDFDPVERFGRKEARRMDRFCQFALAAVEEALEDAELQLDELDRERIGVYVGSGIGGVGTLLEQHNVLRERGPERVSPTLVPMLISNMAAAMISIKYGLYGPTMSPVTACSIGNTSIGEAFRLIRAGGADIVIAGGSEAAVTDISLASFSNATALSTRNDDPAGASRPFDAKRDGFVMAEGAGIVILESESHAKKRNARMYAEVIGYGASSDAYHMVATHPEGIGPYRAMKWALQEAGAQPTDVDVISAHATSTELGDRSETLAIKKLFGDHAYRVPITANKSMTGHMFGAAGGAEAIALIKSLQEGIIPPTINQVERDPECDLDYVPNTARKATLDIGMSNSFGFGGHNAVIVLKKM; translated from the coding sequence ATGGAAAAAGTCGTTGTCACAGGAATGGGAGTAATCTCCCCGATAGGGAATACAGTGAATCAGTTTTGGAACAGTCTCGTGCAAGGAAAGTCTGGTATCTCTCCAATTGATACTTTTGATACAGCACGAAATAAAACGAAAATCGCAGGTTTGGTGCGAGATTTTGATCCAGTGGAGCGGTTTGGGCGCAAAGAAGCGCGGCGAATGGATCGCTTTTGCCAGTTTGCCCTTGCTGCTGTAGAAGAAGCACTAGAGGATGCAGAACTTCAGCTGGACGAGTTGGACCGCGAGCGAATCGGGGTTTATGTAGGCTCTGGCATCGGTGGGGTAGGGACGCTTCTTGAGCAGCATAACGTTCTACGTGAACGAGGTCCTGAGCGGGTCAGCCCGACGCTTGTTCCCATGCTCATTTCTAACATGGCAGCGGCGATGATCAGCATCAAGTACGGTTTATACGGTCCGACAATGTCACCTGTTACTGCTTGCTCGATTGGGAATACGTCCATCGGTGAGGCTTTCCGGCTCATTCGGGCGGGCGGGGCGGATATCGTCATCGCAGGAGGGTCTGAGGCCGCAGTGACAGACATATCTCTCGCCAGCTTTAGCAATGCGACAGCATTGTCTACAAGAAATGATGATCCAGCAGGAGCGAGTCGGCCATTTGATGCCAAGCGGGATGGGTTTGTCATGGCAGAGGGTGCCGGGATTGTGATATTGGAATCAGAATCACACGCCAAGAAAAGAAACGCCCGCATGTATGCCGAGGTGATTGGCTATGGGGCAAGCTCTGATGCCTATCATATGGTGGCGACACATCCGGAAGGAATCGGTCCCTATCGTGCGATGAAATGGGCCCTTCAGGAAGCAGGGGCCCAACCGACCGACGTGGATGTCATCAGCGCGCACGCAACCAGCACAGAACTCGGAGACCGCTCCGAGACACTGGCCATCAAAAAGCTGTTTGGCGACCATGCGTACCGTGTACCGATCACCGCCAACAAATCGATGACGGGACATATGTTTGGTGCAGCCGGGGGTGCGGAGGCGATCGCCCTGATTAAGAGCTTGCAGGAAGGAATCATTCCCCCGACAATTAATCAGGTAGAGCGTGACCCCGAATGCGATCTGGACTATGTGCCAAATACGGCACGCAAAGCCACGCTCGACATTGGCATGTCCAATTCCTTTGGCTTTGGCGGTCACAATGCAGTCATCGTGTTGAAAAAAATGTAA
- a CDS encoding helix-turn-helix transcriptional regulator yields the protein MNQQTRLQALSTFLKAQRAKILPQSVGLAPGTRRRTPGLRREEVAQLAGVSSTWYTWLEQGRDIKVSPSVLDAVARALQLTVDEHKYLYALALETGSGVGQSPQKDEPPQINPALKRILKELRSCPTIISDRRSHIVGWNEAATHVFLDFEQIPYEERNLIRLVFTRKELRRLAVNWEHFVSGFLAIFRANYGQYVEDEWYEQFLSEMRQVHPDFHDLWEQSRVSSAPEVLLEFRHAKVGKMLFHLTSLQVSGNADLRCSIYTPDPNSATETKLWQLIDRPVSSSQP from the coding sequence ATGAATCAGCAAACGCGTTTGCAGGCACTGTCTACTTTTTTGAAAGCGCAACGCGCCAAAATTTTACCACAATCGGTCGGGCTGGCCCCTGGGACACGTAGAAGAACACCTGGGCTACGAAGAGAAGAAGTGGCTCAACTCGCGGGGGTTAGCTCCACCTGGTATACATGGCTGGAACAAGGCCGCGATATCAAGGTCTCGCCTTCTGTTCTGGATGCGGTAGCAAGAGCCTTGCAGCTTACCGTCGATGAGCACAAATATTTGTATGCGCTGGCACTAGAGACGGGGTCTGGAGTCGGGCAAAGCCCGCAAAAAGATGAACCGCCGCAGATCAATCCAGCCCTGAAACGAATCTTAAAAGAGTTGCGCTCGTGCCCAACCATCATTTCAGATCGGCGCAGTCATATTGTCGGCTGGAACGAGGCAGCTACACATGTCTTTCTTGATTTTGAACAAATCCCTTATGAAGAACGGAATTTAATCCGCCTCGTGTTTACGCGTAAGGAATTACGACGGCTGGCCGTCAACTGGGAGCATTTTGTCAGCGGCTTTCTCGCGATTTTTCGCGCCAATTACGGTCAGTATGTAGAGGACGAGTGGTACGAGCAGTTTTTAAGTGAGATGCGGCAGGTTCATCCCGACTTTCACGACCTGTGGGAGCAGAGCCGCGTCAGCTCAGCCCCGGAGGTATTACTGGAATTCCGTCATGCGAAGGTAGGGAAAATGCTCTTTCATCTGACTTCGCTGCAAGTTTCCGGGAATGCGGATTTGCGGTGCAGCATTTACACACCTGACCCGAATTCTGCCACCGAGACAAAGCTGTGGCAACTGATTGATCGGCCGGTTTCTTCTTCGCAGCCGTGA
- the cimA gene encoding citramalate synthase — protein MNSKVYLYDTTLRDGTQGEGISLSVEDKIKIALRLDQFGIDFIEGGWPGSNPKDMAFFERIREISLQHAKVTAFGSTCRPNVAAADDDNLQALILSGASAAAIFGKSWDLHVTDALKTTLEENVRMVADSVAFLKENGLTTLFLAEHFFDGYKANPRYALRVLEAAEEAGADWIVLCDTNGGTLPHEVYDIVKTTVGHLRTPVGIHPHNDSGVAVANALAAIQAGAQQVQGTINGIGERCGNVNLISVVPNLQLKLGHHCVSSDQLQELTQLSRYVAEIANMTMPNNQPFVGYSAFAHKGGIHVSAVMRDPKTYEHIEPENIGNKRRVLVSELAGQSNLLAKMEELEIDLSLDREKAREIITHIKEREFQGYQYEGAEASLTLMLLEASGKLKNLFKLDSFKIMLEKAAIQSITSEATVKLRVNGESVHTAADGNGPVNALDNAMRKALESYYPCIAKMQLEDYKVRVLDENGATAAKVRVLIESSSNGEKWSTVGVSTNVIEASWEALADSIRYLLWKEGCEEVGSLASSGTRVGIVNH, from the coding sequence ATGAATAGCAAGGTGTATCTGTATGATACGACCCTGCGAGATGGAACGCAGGGAGAGGGGATCAGCCTGTCGGTAGAAGACAAGATAAAGATCGCACTGCGGCTGGATCAATTTGGTATCGATTTTATTGAAGGCGGTTGGCCGGGCAGCAATCCAAAGGACATGGCTTTTTTTGAGCGTATCCGGGAGATTTCGCTGCAGCACGCAAAGGTAACGGCTTTTGGCAGTACCTGTAGACCGAATGTAGCAGCGGCAGATGATGACAATCTGCAAGCGTTGATCTTAAGTGGAGCCTCGGCAGCCGCGATCTTCGGGAAATCATGGGACTTGCACGTTACGGATGCTCTCAAGACGACGTTGGAAGAAAACGTACGCATGGTCGCTGATTCGGTCGCATTTTTAAAAGAAAACGGACTGACGACTCTCTTTTTGGCAGAGCATTTCTTCGATGGATACAAGGCCAATCCACGCTACGCATTGCGGGTGCTGGAAGCAGCAGAAGAGGCTGGGGCTGACTGGATTGTTCTCTGTGATACAAACGGCGGGACACTGCCGCATGAAGTTTATGATATTGTCAAAACGACTGTGGGCCATCTACGGACGCCTGTAGGCATTCATCCGCATAATGACAGCGGAGTGGCAGTTGCCAATGCACTAGCTGCGATACAGGCGGGCGCACAGCAAGTACAAGGAACGATTAACGGTATCGGTGAGCGCTGCGGGAACGTCAACCTGATCTCAGTGGTTCCGAATTTGCAGCTCAAGCTGGGCCATCATTGTGTGAGCAGTGATCAATTGCAGGAGCTGACACAGTTGTCTCGCTATGTAGCGGAAATTGCCAACATGACGATGCCGAACAACCAGCCGTTTGTCGGGTACAGTGCGTTTGCTCACAAGGGTGGTATTCACGTAAGCGCCGTTATGCGCGATCCGAAAACGTACGAGCACATCGAGCCAGAAAATATCGGCAACAAACGTCGCGTACTCGTCTCAGAGCTCGCAGGACAAAGCAATTTGCTCGCCAAAATGGAAGAGCTCGAGATCGATCTATCGCTGGATCGCGAAAAGGCGAGAGAAATCATTACACACATCAAAGAGCGCGAATTCCAAGGCTATCAATACGAGGGAGCAGAGGCTTCGCTCACGCTGATGCTGCTGGAAGCCTCCGGCAAGCTAAAAAACCTGTTCAAGCTAGACTCCTTCAAAATCATGTTGGAAAAGGCAGCCATCCAATCGATCACATCGGAGGCAACCGTGAAGCTGCGAGTGAACGGGGAGTCTGTCCATACGGCTGCCGATGGCAATGGTCCGGTGAATGCGCTGGACAATGCGATGCGAAAAGCATTGGAGAGCTACTACCCGTGCATTGCAAAAATGCAGCTGGAAGATTACAAGGTGCGTGTCTTGGACGAAAACGGCGCGACTGCTGCAAAAGTACGTGTCCTCATCGAATCCTCGAGCAACGGCGAAAAGTGGAGCACAGTCGGCGTTTCCACCAACGTCATCGAGGCGAGCTGGGAAGCGCTGGCAGACAGTATCCGTTACTTGCTGTGGAAAGAAGGCTGCGAGGAAGTCGGAAGCCTTGCTTCCTCCGGGACGCGTGTAGGAATTGTGAATCATTAA
- a CDS encoding alpha/beta hydrolase, whose product MQKQSFSIALDEELTLRGDIHSEESAGSAQPLLLFCHGFKGFKDWGSFPYVADELAKQGITTIRFNFSCNGVGESLMEFDELEKFGRNTYARELADLQALTERILSGKLPLPDYVDKTKLYVLGHSKGGGDAILFGANNPHVAGIVTWNGIAHVDLFDEKLRRQIEETGVGYIANARTGQDMPITRVVIEDVDNNRQQYDILELVSTMEQPLCIITGEKDYVRLVEGAKRIHQAAKNSELHWIEGGDHTFNTRHPFAGTSAPLEAAIKQTVAFVRTPRT is encoded by the coding sequence ATGCAAAAACAATCCTTTTCCATCGCACTCGACGAGGAGTTAACGCTGCGTGGCGACATTCATTCGGAGGAATCGGCAGGCTCAGCACAGCCACTCCTGCTGTTTTGCCACGGCTTTAAAGGCTTCAAGGATTGGGGAAGCTTTCCCTACGTGGCCGATGAGCTGGCTAAGCAAGGCATTACCACGATCCGCTTTAATTTTAGCTGTAATGGCGTAGGGGAGAGCTTGATGGAGTTCGACGAGCTGGAGAAATTCGGGCGCAATACATACGCGCGCGAACTGGCTGATTTGCAAGCATTGACGGAACGGATTTTGTCAGGCAAGCTCCCGTTACCCGATTACGTGGACAAAACGAAGCTGTATGTATTGGGACACAGCAAGGGCGGCGGCGACGCGATTTTATTCGGAGCAAACAACCCGCATGTGGCAGGGATTGTGACTTGGAACGGAATCGCTCATGTTGATTTGTTCGACGAGAAGCTGCGCAGACAAATAGAAGAGACAGGCGTCGGATACATAGCAAATGCACGAACCGGTCAAGACATGCCCATCACCAGAGTCGTGATCGAGGATGTGGACAACAATCGCCAACAATACGATATTTTGGAATTGGTTTCTACGATGGAGCAACCACTGTGCATCATCACAGGAGAAAAAGATTATGTCCGTCTGGTAGAGGGTGCAAAAAGAATTCATCAGGCTGCCAAAAACAGCGAGCTGCACTGGATAGAAGGCGGCGATCATACATTTAACACGCGTCATCCGTTTGCGGGTACATCGGCTCCGTTGGAAGCTGCGATCAAGCAAACTGTCGCATTTGTCCGCACCCCACGGACATAG
- a CDS encoding YheC/YheD family protein produces MRKRIGVLTYRGESGFVEPGYLRRLVEAGREMGAEVFLFSPQDVRFTEKRINGFVPDGKKWRRETFPWPDIVIDRYRYYPLPKHSAYLPFRKQNWFRYANNRFSNKYVVHQILIQDPQLQRWLPETLPYERKTIATMLANHRLVYLKPTNGTGGRSILRVEKRAGRYLLHGRTKQQAKSCEKLATLTEVCERLEHWMKNEKSGNEQFFLQQGLQLSLVPKRTVDARMLVQKDGKGQWCLTGMGIRVGPIQSSTSNLHGGGTALPAVSFLVTRFGQEMAERIVQECRELAIKTVTRIEEHFGLMMEFGFDLGIDVHGRVWIIEINPKPGREIFKQMRQHKRYATAVRRPLEYALYLVNKSNAAN; encoded by the coding sequence GTGAGAAAACGGATAGGCGTACTGACCTACCGAGGAGAATCAGGCTTTGTCGAGCCCGGCTATTTGCGAAGGCTGGTAGAGGCAGGAAGAGAAATGGGGGCAGAGGTTTTTTTGTTTAGCCCACAAGATGTCCGTTTTACAGAAAAGCGGATCAACGGTTTTGTACCAGATGGCAAGAAGTGGAGACGAGAGACTTTTCCCTGGCCCGATATCGTCATCGACCGTTATCGCTACTATCCATTGCCCAAGCATAGTGCCTATTTGCCATTTCGCAAGCAAAACTGGTTCCGTTATGCGAATAATCGCTTCTCGAACAAATATGTCGTTCATCAGATTTTGATACAAGATCCACAGCTACAGCGCTGGCTTCCCGAAACACTCCCCTACGAAAGAAAAACGATTGCCACCATGCTTGCCAATCATCGTCTGGTTTATCTCAAGCCGACAAACGGCACAGGTGGCAGAAGCATACTGCGTGTGGAGAAACGAGCAGGTCGTTACCTTTTGCATGGCAGGACCAAGCAGCAAGCCAAAAGCTGTGAAAAACTGGCGACGCTCACAGAGGTGTGCGAGCGGCTGGAGCATTGGATGAAGAATGAGAAGAGCGGAAACGAGCAGTTTTTTCTTCAACAGGGGCTACAATTGTCACTGGTTCCCAAGCGAACAGTAGATGCTCGCATGCTTGTGCAAAAGGACGGGAAGGGTCAATGGTGTTTGACCGGGATGGGCATTCGGGTTGGGCCGATCCAATCATCTACCTCGAATTTGCATGGAGGAGGAACAGCTTTGCCTGCTGTTTCGTTCTTGGTCACACGATTTGGTCAGGAAATGGCTGAGCGGATTGTGCAGGAATGCAGGGAGCTCGCGATTAAGACGGTTACACGCATTGAAGAGCATTTCGGCCTGATGATGGAGTTTGGCTTTGACCTGGGGATTGATGTTCATGGCAGGGTTTGGATTATCGAAATCAATCCGAAGCCAGGGAGAGAAATTTTCAAGCAGATGCGTCAGCACAAGCGATATGCGACGGCGGTTCGACGGCCGTTGGAGTATGCGTTGTATCTTGTTAATAAGAGCAATGCAGCTAACTAA
- a CDS encoding M20 metallopeptidase family protein, with the protein MVLQEQLKELLKEMEPQIISWRRHLHQHPELSFQEEKTPALIAEILRGLHFDEVRTGVGGRGVIGVLRGGRPGKVVGLRADFDALPIQDQKDVPYKSTVPGVMHACGHDAHTSQLLGLASVLAAHREQFAGEIRFVFQHAEEENPGGAIQMVQDGAVEGVDAIFGVHLWSMFPVGKVFISAGPLMANTDDFSIEIKGKGGHGAVPEETVDSIVIGSQIVGHLQTIASRNVSPLESVVVTVGTFHGGDSTNIIADSCRLTGTVRSFLPDVRDRAEQRLTEIAEGTAAMMGGSATVVYERGYPAVINHEKETAIAREAAIAAFGAGRVESMKPLMGGEDFSYYLEKVPGAYLFVGAGNPEKLATYPHHHPRFDIDEDAMLIAGELLGRTALHYLETQQR; encoded by the coding sequence TTGGTCTTACAGGAACAATTAAAAGAGCTGCTAAAAGAGATGGAGCCGCAAATCATTAGCTGGAGGCGTCATCTGCACCAGCATCCCGAGCTTTCCTTTCAAGAGGAGAAGACTCCAGCCCTTATTGCCGAAATATTGAGAGGACTTCACTTCGATGAGGTTCGAACAGGCGTCGGTGGTAGGGGAGTCATCGGCGTTTTGCGCGGTGGGCGCCCGGGTAAGGTCGTCGGGTTGCGTGCAGATTTTGACGCGCTGCCGATTCAAGATCAAAAAGATGTACCGTATAAATCGACTGTACCTGGCGTCATGCATGCGTGTGGGCATGATGCGCACACTTCTCAGCTACTGGGACTCGCTTCTGTTTTGGCAGCTCATCGTGAGCAGTTTGCCGGTGAAATTCGCTTTGTTTTTCAGCATGCGGAGGAGGAAAATCCGGGCGGAGCTATCCAAATGGTTCAGGATGGTGCTGTAGAGGGCGTCGATGCGATCTTTGGCGTTCATCTCTGGTCGATGTTCCCTGTAGGAAAGGTATTCATTAGTGCGGGTCCACTCATGGCGAATACGGACGACTTTTCCATTGAGATCAAAGGAAAAGGGGGACACGGTGCTGTTCCGGAAGAAACCGTCGACTCTATTGTGATCGGATCACAAATCGTCGGTCATCTGCAAACGATTGCCAGCCGTAACGTTAGCCCGTTAGAAAGTGTGGTCGTGACCGTGGGGACGTTCCACGGCGGAGACAGTACGAACATCATCGCAGATAGCTGTCGTTTGACAGGGACTGTCCGCTCCTTTTTGCCAGACGTCCGCGATCGTGCGGAGCAGCGCCTGACAGAAATAGCGGAGGGGACGGCTGCCATGATGGGAGGAAGCGCTACAGTTGTCTACGAGCGAGGATATCCAGCCGTCATTAACCATGAAAAGGAAACAGCGATCGCACGGGAAGCAGCCATTGCAGCGTTTGGAGCTGGCCGTGTGGAGTCGATGAAGCCGTTGATGGGGGGCGAGGACTTTTCGTACTATTTGGAAAAGGTGCCCGGCGCTTACTTGTTCGTAGGGGCAGGCAATCCGGAAAAACTGGCAACATATCCCCACCACCATCCCCGCTTCGATATCGACGAGGATGCCATGCTCATCGCAGGCGAGCTCTTGGGACGAACAGCGCTGCACTATTTGGAAACACAGCAACGATAA
- a CDS encoding histidinol phosphate phosphatase domain-containing protein, whose amino-acid sequence MKVDFHVHLEEGPYSLDWLLKQAESLRPHVEHAEVMGSRKWASMLTNGLAERLQQGPYSRDWLELYRLRAKQAGIQQVCVVEHLYRFHEYRSYYEQHVHIGSDRLGTAQRKWLSQVANDSLDSFVVFLQKERLRWAEDGIELRVGIELDYFSGGEETLRHVINQYPWDVCIGAVHFLEGWGYSIQGAQERFGRQELIGLYSLYFDKLEQAIESQLFDVIAHIDGIKAFGMRPNETALLPYYQRVARALGRMGIATEINTGYGLASQLREFSPSYRFLEILFQNEVPITLASNATAPDQVGQHLDEARAQLKRVGYTSFAVFEKRKRSMLALD is encoded by the coding sequence GTGAAGGTAGACTTTCACGTCCATCTGGAGGAAGGGCCGTATTCGCTGGACTGGTTACTCAAGCAAGCGGAATCATTGCGCCCCCACGTGGAGCATGCCGAAGTGATGGGGAGCCGCAAATGGGCAAGTATGCTGACCAATGGGTTGGCAGAACGCCTACAACAAGGCCCGTATTCACGAGATTGGCTTGAATTGTATCGATTACGTGCCAAACAGGCTGGGATTCAGCAAGTTTGCGTGGTCGAGCACTTATATCGCTTTCATGAGTATCGGTCGTACTACGAACAGCATGTGCACATCGGCTCTGATCGTTTGGGGACAGCGCAGCGCAAATGGCTAAGCCAGGTCGCAAACGATTCACTGGACAGCTTTGTTGTTTTCCTGCAAAAAGAGCGGCTTCGCTGGGCGGAGGATGGAATTGAGCTACGTGTCGGGATTGAATTGGATTATTTTTCGGGTGGAGAAGAGACACTGCGGCATGTCATCAATCAATATCCTTGGGATGTGTGCATAGGAGCCGTGCATTTCCTGGAAGGCTGGGGCTATTCGATCCAGGGTGCACAAGAACGCTTTGGAAGACAGGAGCTAATCGGATTGTACAGCCTTTATTTTGATAAGCTGGAGCAGGCGATCGAATCGCAATTATTCGATGTGATCGCCCATATCGATGGCATCAAAGCGTTTGGTATGCGACCGAATGAGACTGCCCTATTGCCGTATTATCAGCGTGTGGCCCGGGCTCTTGGACGTATGGGGATTGCGACGGAAATCAATACGGGCTACGGTTTGGCGAGTCAGCTCCGTGAATTTTCGCCCAGCTATCGTTTTCTGGAAATTTTGTTTCAGAATGAGGTGCCCATCACCTTGGCGTCTAACGCTACTGCGCCTGATCAAGTCGGTCAGCATTTGGACGAGGCTCGAGCGCAGTTGAAACGGGTAGGCTATACGAGCTTTGCGGTTTTTGAAAAACGAAAACGCAGCATGCTCGCTCTGGATTAG
- a CDS encoding dihydrofolate reductase, whose product MISLIVAYARNQVIGKDGDMPWHLPADLKNVKELTTGKTIVMGRKTFESIGKPLPNRRNVVLTRSQDFHPEGVDVVHTKEEVLAMGDVIIFGGSEIYRQFLDVVDRLYITEIDLETEGDTFFPAWDRDAYTLVDKREGIVDEKNVHPHAFYVYERKNS is encoded by the coding sequence ATGATCAGCCTGATTGTTGCCTATGCCCGCAACCAAGTCATCGGAAAAGATGGCGACATGCCGTGGCACCTTCCTGCCGACTTGAAAAATGTGAAGGAATTAACGACAGGCAAAACGATTGTAATGGGACGCAAAACGTTCGAATCGATCGGCAAGCCGCTGCCTAACCGCAGAAATGTCGTTTTGACGCGCAGTCAGGACTTTCATCCTGAAGGTGTAGATGTCGTTCATACGAAGGAAGAAGTTCTCGCCATGGGTGATGTCATCATCTTTGGCGGCTCGGAAATTTATCGCCAGTTCCTCGATGTCGTTGATCGTTTGTACATTACTGAGATCGATTTGGAAACAGAGGGAGATACGTTTTTCCCGGCATGGGACCGTGATGCTTACACCTTGGTGGACAAGCGTGAGGGTATCGTGGATGAGAAGAACGTTCATCCGCATGCGTTTTACGTGTATGAGCGGAAAAATAGCTGA